In the genome of Streptomyces violaceoruber, the window ACCGCGCACGGTGGACGTGGAGAGCGCCGACGACCGCGTCGAGACGATCAAATCCTCCGGCCGGATCAGCCTCCTCGGCGATCACGAGATCGCCTTCGCCTACGACGACGACATGGTCCTGCACCGCCGCAAGGCCCTTCCCTACCACGCCAACGGCATGACGCTGTGGGCGTACGACGCCGAGGGCGCCGAGGTGCTGACCAAGACCTACTACTCGGTCGGCGGCGGCTTCGTCGTCGACGAGGACGCGGTCGGCGCCGACCGCATAGTTCTGGACGACACCGTCCTGAAGTACCCCTTCCGCACCGGCGACGAGCTGCTGCGCCTGGCCCGCGAGACGGGCCTGTCCATCTCCGCCCTGATGCTGGAGAACGAGCGGGCCTGGCGCGACGAGGACGAGATCCGCGAGGGCCTGCTGGAGATCTGGCGCGTGATGCGTGCGTGTGTGGAGCGCGGCATGACCCGCGAGGGCATCCTGCCGGGCGGCCTGAAGGTCCGCCGCCGCGCCGCGAACACCGCGCGCAAGCTGCGCTCCGAGGGCGACCCGCAGGCCCTGGCCATGGAGTGGATCACGCTCTACGCGATGGCCGTGAACGAGGAGAACGCGGCCGGCGGCCGGGTCGTCACCGCCCCGACCAACGGCGCGGCCGGCATCATCCCCGCGGTCCTGCACTACTACGTGAACTTCGTGCCCGGCGCCGACGAGGACGGCGTGGTCCGCTTCCTCCTCGCCGCCGGCGCCATCGGCATGCTCTTCAAGGAGAACGCCTCCATCTCCGGCGCCGAGGTCGGCTGCCAGGGCGAGGTCGGCTCGGCCTGCTCGATGGCGGCCGGCGCCCTCGCCGAGGTTCTCGGCGGCACCCCGGAGCAGGTGGAGAACGCCGCCGAGATCGGCATGGAGCACAACCTCGGCCTCACCTGCGACCCCGTCGGCGGTCTGGTCCAGATCCCCTGCATCGAGCGCAACGGCATGGCCGCGGTCAAGGCGGTCACCGCGGCCCGGATGGCGATGCGCGGCGACGGCTCGCACAAGGTCTCCCTCGACAAGGTCATCAAGACCATGAAGGAGACCGGCGCCGACATGTCGGTCAAGTACAAGGAGACGGCGCGGGGCGGGCTCGCGGTCAACATCATCGAGTGCTGAGCGGCGCCCCGGGTCGGAGAGGAGGCGGGTGTCTCACATCGTGACACCCGCTTTCCGAAAAGCAAGACGGCTGAGATCGTTGCGGAGTACATGTTTCGCACGTGAAAGATCTGGCCATGCCCGCACCAGCTTCCGTCCCCGCACCGCAGACGCCGGTCAATCCCCGGTCGCGGGTCCTCGTCGCCAGCCTCATGGGGACGACGATCGAGTTCTACGACTTCTACATCTACGCGACCGCCGCCGTCCTCGTCTTCCCGAAGCTCTTCTTCCCGAGCAGTGACCCCACCACGGCGCTGCTGTCGTCGTTCGCGGTCTTCGGCGCCGCGATGGTCGCCCGGCCGATCGGCGCCGTCTTCTTCGGGCACCTCGGTGACCGGCTCGGCCGCAAGAAGACGCTGGTCGTCTCGCTGCTCACCATGGGCATCGCCACCTTCCTCATCGGCGCACTGCCCACCTACGCGCAGGCCGGCTGGGTCGCCACCGCGCTGCTCGTGCTGATGCGGCTCGCCCAGGGCTTCGCGCTCGGCGGCGAGTGGAGCGGGGCCGCGCTGGTCGCGACCGAGAACGCGCCCCGCGGCAAGCGGGCCCTGTGGGGGACCTTCCCCCAACTCGGCGCGCCGCTCGGCTTCATCATCGGCAACGGCCTGTTCCTGATCATCGGGGCGCTGCTGCCCTCCGAGAGCGGTGCCGACCCCACGCAGCCGTCCGAGGCCTTCGCGAACTGGGGCTGGCGCATCCCGTTCCTGTTCTCCGCCGTGATGGTCGCGATCGGCCTGTGGGTGCGCTCACGGCTCGTCGAGTCGACGGTGTTCACCCGGACCCGCGAGGCCGGGAAGGTGCGGAAGCTTCCGCTGGCCACCGTGGTCCAGGGCCACTGGAAGCAGCTGGTCCTGGGCACGTTCATCATGCTGGCGACGTACGTGCTCTTCTACCTCATGACCACGTTCTCGCTGAGCTACGGGCGCGCCGCCAAGGACGCCGACGTGCCGGGACTGGGCTACAGCTACACCACGTTCGTCCTGATGATGATCTTCGGCGTGCTGTTCTTCGCCGTGTTCACCCTGGTCTCCGGCCCGCTCGCCGACCGGTACGGACGCCGCGCCACCCTGGTCTGGATCACCGTCGCCATCGTGGTCTTCGGGCTGCTCTGGGTGCCGCTGATCGACATGGGCACGCTCGGCGTGGTGCTCTGGCTGGTGCTCGGCTTCACGCTGATGGGCATGACCTTCGGCCCGATGGGCGCCCTGCTGCCGGAGCTGTTCCCGACGAGTGTGCGCTACACCGGGTCGGGCATCTCGTACAACGTCAGCTCGATCCTCGGCGCGGCCGTCGCCCCCTTCATAGCGGTGGCGCTGTGGGAGGCCGGTGACGGGTCGCCGTGGCTGGTCGGCGTGTACCTCTCGGCGATGGCCGTGCTGACGCTGGCCGCCCTCCTGCTCTCCAAGGAGACCAAGGACGTCTCCCTGGAGGAGCAGGGGTCCGCACCCGCCGGCGAGGACCCCCGGACGGCCGCGGCGACGTCGTCCGTGTCCTGATCCAGGGGCCGCACGGGGCCCGCACGGGGTCCGCGCCGGACTGGCTCCCGCGGCTCAGATGCCGCAGTTGGGTGCCGACCAGTACGGCGACGGGTCGAAGGCCACGTGGGTGTGGTCGTTGTGGCCGGGGTAGCCCGGGCCGAGGATCTCCGAGAAGCCGTGGGTCCTGGCCTGCTGGGCGAGCCGGCAGAAGCTGGGCGAGCCGGTGAGGTCGGCGGCGTCGCCGTAGAGGTGGCGGCTGGTGGACGAGCCGCCCACCGCGCTGTTGCAGGCGCGGGAGCGGAAGCCGCTGGAGATGGTGATCGGCACGTCGCCGAGGGCGTGCCGCATGGCCTCCAGCTTCCACATGGTCTTCAGCGCGTTCGACTTGGCGGTGGCGGCGGAGACCGCGCCGCCCGACCAGTCCGAGTTGCACTTGTTGAGCTCGGCGTAGGTGAAGTGGACGGGCGTGCAGTCCGCGTCCTGGAGCGCGTAGATCTTGCTGAAGGTCGCGGGGCCGGCGACGCCGTCCGCGCCCAGCCCGTAGGCCGCCTGGAACTTCTTGACGGCGGCGGCGGTCCTGGCACCGTACTGGCCGTCGTAGGAGAGCCGTTCGCCGGAGGTGACCCAGCCGGCGACACGGATCTGGAGCTGCGTCACGTCGCTGCCGGAGGATCCCTGGGAGAGGGTGCGGTTCCAGGTGTAGCAGGAGTCGGCGTGCGCGGCGCCGGCGGTGGCGCCCACCCCGACCACCGCTCCGGCCATGAGCATGACAAATGAGAGAAGGAGACGTGACACACGTCTGAACATCCCGGCCTCCCGACCGTCGAGTCGTCCTTCGAACCGGAGCCCAGCGTGCGGCACCGCGCTACGCGCGTCAATGGCGCCCCGGCGAAGCGAAGTCGACGTTTCCGCTTCCGACGGGGATCGCCCGTGCCATCGTGGGGAATAACCAACTCCCGTCCCCCCACAGCCCCTCAGGGAGGCCCCATGCTGCGTGGCATCGACGTCAGCGCGTACCAGTCCGCCAACTACGACACGGACGGCCTCTCCTTCGTCTTCGTGAAGGCGACGGAGGGCCGTTCGTACGTCAACCCCAAACTCGCGGCCCAGACGGAGCGGGCCCGCGACGCCGGACTCGTCGTCGGCTTCTACCACTTCCTGTGGCCGGGCAACCTCACCGCCCAGGCCGAGTACTTCGTCTCCAAGGCCCCGGACCGCAAGGGCGACGTCCTCGCCGTCGACTGGGAGACGAACGGCGAGGGCACCCATCCGAGCAACGCGGAGAAGGACAGCTTCATCCGGCGGCTGAAGACGCTGCGGCCGGACAACCGGGTCGTCCTCTACTGCAACCGGAACTTCTGGTTGAACGTCGACACCACCTCGTACGCCGGTGACGGGCTCTGGATCGCCGACTACGTCTCGGCGGGCAAGCCGCGCATCCAGGCCAAGTGGCGCTTCCACCAGTACACCGACGACCCGGTCGACACCAACGTGGCGGACTTCGCGAGCAAGGCCGCACTGAAGGAGTGGGCCCAGAGCGCCTGAGGGCGGGGTCAGCCCCGGAAGGCCGCGGGCCGCTCCCGGGGCGCCTCCGCCAGCGCCTTGACGACGCCGTCGACGCCCTCGCGCAGGCCGTAGACCGGGGTGTCCGGCTGCTGGCGCCAGGAGTCGTCGATGCCGCCGGCGTCGACGGTGTCGAAGCCCAGCTCGTCGATCAGGGCGCGGACCTTCGCCTTGGCCGCCTCGTCGTCGCCGGCCACCGGGAGCGCCATGCGGTCGGGCGCGCCGGCCGGACGGGGGCGGTCGAGGATGTCCTGGGCGTAGGTGCCGTTGAAGGCTTTGATCACCGGGTGGCCGAGGTGGCGTTCGGTCCAGCGGCTCTCGGTGAGGCCCTCGTCCTCGATGCCCGCGATCCTGCCGTCCCGCTGCTGCGGGTAGTAGTTGCCGGTGTCGATGACCGCGACGCCCTCGGCCGCGCCGTCCAGGACGCCGGACGGCAGGTCCGGGACCCGCTTCAGCGGGACGGTGACGACCACGATCTCGGCGCCCCGCGCCGCCTCCTCCACCGCTACCGGGGTGGCGCCGGTCTCCTCGGCCAGTGCGCCGAGCGTGTGCGGCCCGCGCGAGTTGGCGACGGAGACGTCGTGTCCGAGTGCGGTGAGCCGCCGGGTGAGGTTGCCGCCGATGTTGCCCGCGCCGATGATGCCGATCTTCATGATGCTGACTCGCCTGGCCTTTCGGAGGTCGTGTCCTGCCGTTGAGCAGCAGCAACCTCCGGGCCGGGCGGGCTATTCCGCCGCCGTCCGGCTTTCACTCCTCCGCAGCAACGTGCCCGGACGGCGAAGGGGCGCCCGCCGGGTGACCGCCGGGCGCCCCGCACCGTGCCGTCACTTGTTCAGGTGGGCCCAGAACTCGTCGAACGACAGCTGCTTGTCGCCGTCGAGGTCGCGGCCGGCGATGATCGCCTCGGCCACCGACTCGGTGACGTTCCAGTCGCCGCCCTGGGCGAGCGCGGTCTTGAACTCGGCCGCGGTGATGAGGCCGTCACCGTCCGTGTCGATCCGCTCGAACTGCTTGCGTGCTTCCTCGATGTCGGCCACCGGTCCGCCCCTCGTTCCGTGCATTGGGTCCATCTGACGCAGGTCAGATTAACCGGCCTTCCGAGCGCTCAGTGCGGCGACCACCCACCTGAACTGGTCCTCGTGCGCGGAGGGTGGCTCCAGGCCGTTCACGATCGCCGACAGTTCCCGGTAGCGGGCGAGCCGGACGTTGGCCACCGCGGTGAGGCGTTCCAGCACGACGGCCGGGTCGGCGTCGCCGATCAGCGTGCGCACGATGCCGGCGGCCCGGGGCGAGTCCGGTGCGACGCCCTCGCGCAGCGCGCCGCCCGCGAGCCGCACCAGGCGGCTCATGAACCAGAGCGAGGAGCCCGCGGGGACGTCCGGCCCCCGGTCCGCCGCGTTGAACTCGATCATCCGGCGCATCGTGACCCGGAACTCCGGGTCCTGGATCAGCTCGGCCAGTTCCACCCAGGCGTCCACCTGCTCCGCCGTGGGGTCGTCGGGCAGGTCGGCCGCGGCGAAGCGCAGGCGGGTGCGGATGTCGGGGTCCGCGGTGTCGATGCCGGCGAAGACCTCGGCCATGAAGTCCTCGATGATCCGGCGGCGTTCGGTGGTGGACAGTCGTGCCAGCTTGTTCATCAGCGTCGTCTCCTCGGCGGTCGAACCGCGTCGCGCCACGGTCGACAGCACGGCCCGGGTCACCCTCAGCGCGGCGATCTGCGCGTCCAGCGCGCTCACGTGCGCCGCCGCGACCTGGGCGACGGTGGTCTCGCCGGCCAGCACACGGCGTACGGCGTCCAGGCCGAGGCCCAGTTCGCGCAGGGTGCGGATCAGCTCCAGGCGGGCGACGGACGCGGCGTCGTAGAGCCGGTAGCCGCCCGCGGAGCGGGCGTGCGGGGGCAGGGCGCCCTCGTCGGACCAGTAGCGGATGGTGCGCACCGTGAGGCCGGTGGTGCGGGCCAGTTCGCCGATGGTCATGAGGCCGGTGCCGTCGTCGGTCATGTCTGGGAGTGTGGGCCTTCCAGTGGGTGGAGACTCAAGGAGCGCGGTGTGGCGGAGAGCCTGCGGGAGATTCTGGACGCGGCGGCGCGGGGCGTGTTCCCCGCGGCGGACGGCGGCACGAGCGTCGTGCCGCAGTTCGGCGGCCGGGACGCGGGGATCATCGCCTTCACGGCGCACTCGGTGGTCTTCACCGACGAGGACGAGGGATGGGTACGCAGGACGCTGGCGTCGCTGGGCTGCGATCCCCTCGCCGCGACGATGAACGCCCGGTTCCTGGCGGCCTTCGCCGAGCGCACGGGCCGGGCGACGGACACGATCGACGTGCTGCTGACCGGGGCGCCGCTGCCCGGACGCCCGGAGGGGGCGCTGGAGGAGGTCGCCGATCCTGGGCATCCCCGGGTGGTCGCGGCCCGGCGGCGGCGCGACGGGGTGCGGGTGTGGGCGGCGGACGGCGGGGTGCTGGTGCTGGGCCGCGGGGTCGGCGGGCGGCTGGAGGTCGCCGTGGAGGTGGCGGAGGGCGCCCGGCACCGGGGGCTGGGGCGGCGGCTGGTGACGGCGGCGCGGCAGCTGGCCGGGGGTGAGGTGGTCTGGGCGCAGGTTTCGGCGGGGAACGCCCGCAGTCTGCGGGCGTTCCAGGCGGCGGGTTACCGGCCGGTGGGCTCGGAGGCGCTGTTCCTGCGCCCCTGAGCCAGGACGGCCGGTGTCAGTGCCAGGGCTGGTAGTGCGGGTTGCTCTCGCAGTCGCTCATGATCTCGGTCTTGGTCTGCCGGTCGACCGGACAGACGCCGATGATGTACTTCCGCTGGATGCCGCCGGGGAAGGCGACCTCGACCTGGTCGGCCCACTTGTGGGTGTCGCCGATGGTCTTGTTGACGTCGATGCCGCCGGGGGCGTCGATGTAGTAGTTGTAGCCGGACTTGTACCAGGTCTTGTACAGGTCGTGGTCGTAGCTCGTCGACACGTACGGCGAGGGCTGGTTGACCAGGACGTACTTCTCGACGTCGTACTGTCCGTTCTGGACGTCCTTGGCGTGGAAGCCCTCCTCGAAGACGACCTGCGGGCCGCGGCTGTCGCTGCGGTAGAGGGTGCCGCAGGTGGTGCGCCAGACCGGCTCGGGCGTGATGCGGTCGACGTCGACGCCGCGGTCGGCGGCGGCCTTGGTCCGGTCGTCGAACTGGGGGCAGGCCGGGGCGGCCTTGGCGGGGGCAGCCGACGGTGCCGGGGCGGCACCGGGGGCGGTGGCCGCGGTGGTGGCGAGGACGGCGGAGAGCGACAGGACCGCGGCGGCGGTCCGGCGGCGCAGACTAGTGGTGATCATGCGGATACGATCCCGGCCGCGGAGCGACGCATTCCGGATTCTCACCCGTAGGTGGCGTGTCCGTCGAACCGGGTTGATGTCAGCGGCAGATGGGAGGAGGGGTCCTCAGCGGTCCAGGACCCGCATCTCGAACCACGTGGTCTTCCCGCGCGGCAGCAGATCGACGCCCCACCGGTCGGAGAGCTTGTCGACGAGGAAGAGGCCACGCCCGCTGATGTCCGTCTCCTGCACCGGCATCAGACAGGGCAGCCCCCGGGAGGGGTCGCGGACCTCGACCCGGATCCAGCCGGGGCGGCGCCGCATGCGCAGGCCGAAGACCCGGGCACCGGTGTGGCGTACGGCGTTGCCGACCAGCTCGGAGACGAGGAGGACGGCGTCCTCCGTGACCTTGGGGCCGAGCTGCCACTGACGCAGGGCGACGACCTGGGCCAGCCGGCGGGCGGTGGCGGCGGACTCGGGCCGGGAGGGTAACGGAACTTCGTGCTCCGTCGGGTTGCCGAACAGGTCCAGCGCCTTGAGCGCGCGCTCGTCCTCGACCGCCGGCGACCAGCGCGCCGCGGTCGCACGTCCGGCTCCCCGCGGCTGTTCCGTACCATCCAGCCCCGCCATGCCCCCATCATGGCCGCCCCCGGGGGCCTCCGGGGCCGTTCCCGGGGAATACGCCTCCGCCGGAGCCCGGTCGGACGACGGTCGATCGGCATATGCCACAGGCAGTTCGGGGCCGGAAACAGCCCCTTTGACCTGCGCGAACGGCTCGGCCGGAGACAAGCGACGGACTCCCTCGACAAGACGCGCTTAATGGTGCGTTAAGGCTGCCATAAACCGCCCCAACGAGGGACCCGGATCAGACATCGCGTCAATTGCACGTGCTGCAACGCGACTTCGGATGAAACTTGTACTTCTTGCGGGGGTGTCAGAGGAACGTGGCCTTGCCGGGGCCCTCTTCCACGAAGCTGCGCATCCCGCGCTCGCGGTCCTCGGTGGCGAACAGGCCCGCGAACCAGTTGCGCTCGACGGCGAGGCCGGTCTCGATGTCCGTCTCCAGACCCGTGTCGATCGCCTCCTTCGCCGCGCGCAGTGCGATGGCGGGGCCCTTGGCGAGCCGCGCGGCCCAGGCGTGCGCCTGCTCGTACACCTCGGCGGCCGGGACCACCCGGTCCACCAGGCCGAGCGCCAGCGCCTCGTCGGCCTTCACCTGACGGCCCGTGAAGATCAGGTCCTTGGCCTTGGAGGGGCCGATCAGCCGGGACAGCCGCTGGGTGCCGCCCGCGCCGGGGATCAGGCCGAGCAGGATCTCGGGCTGGCCCAGCTTGGCGTTCTCCCCCGCGATGCGGAAGTCGGCGCACAGGGCGAGTTCGCAGCCGCCGCCCAGCGCGTAGCCGGTCACCGCCGCGACCACCGGCTTGGGAATGCGGGCCACCGCGGTGAAGGAGTCCTGCAGGGCGCGGGACCGCGCGATCATCGCCGCGTGGTCCATCACCTGCATCTCCTTGATGTCCGCGCCCGCCGCGAACACCTTCTCACCGCCGTGGATCACCACGGCGCGCACGTCCTCGCGCCGGGTGATCTCCTCGGCCAGCTCCTTCAGCCGGTCCTGGGTGGCGACGTCCAGTGCGTTCATGGGCGGACGGTCCAGGCGCAGCGTGCCGACGCCCTCGGCGACTTCGAGATGTACGGTCATGCTCCGCAGGTTAGCGGGCGTTCACGCGCGGTGGCAGTGGCCCCCCGTCACGCCTTCCACTTCTCCCAGGACATGTTCCAGCCGTTGAGGCCGTTGTCGGGGGCGATGGTGGCGTCCTCGGAGTTCTTGACCACGACCACGTCGCCGATGATCGAGTTCTCGAAGAACCAGCGGGCCGGCGCACCCTTGTCCCAGCCGCCGCGTACGTCGCGCAGGCCGATGCAGCCGTGGCTGGAGTTGCGGTTGCCGAAGGCGTCGCCGCCCCAGTAGTTGCCGTGGATGAAGGTGCCGGAGGTGGACAGGCGCATGGCGTGCGGCACGTCCTTGATGTCGTACTCGCCGCCGTAGCCGACGGTCTCGCCGTTCATGCGGGTCACCGCGAGGCGCTCGGTGATGACCATCTGGCCGTTCCAGGTCTCGTAGCCGGGCGCGCCGGTGGTGACGGGGACGGTCTTGACGGTCTTGCCGTCCCGCACGACCTGCATCGTGTGCTTCTTGGCGTCCACGACGGAGACCTGGCTGCGTCCGACGGTGAAGGAGACGGTCTTGGCCTGCTTGCCGTAGACGTCGTCGCGGCCCTCGACGCCGTCGAGGTTGAGGTCGACGGTGACCTTGGTGCCGGCCTTCCAGTACTTCTCCGGCCGGAAGTCGAGGCGGTCGTTGCCGAACCAGTGGCCCTCGACCTCGACGGCCGGCTCGGTCTTGATGGTGATGGCCTTCTCGACGTCCTCCGGGTTGGTGATGCCCCGGGTGAAGCGGACCGAGAACGGCATGCCGACGCCGACCTTCGAGCCGTCCTCCGGTGTGAAGGTGCCGACGAAGGTGTTCTTCGGCGTCAGGGTGGTGAAGCGGGAGTCCTCGGCGGCCGTGCGGCCCTCGGAGTCCTTGGCGACCGCGTGCACGCTGTACGTGGTGGAGGCGGCCAGGTGGGTGGACGGCGTCCAACTGGCGCCGTCCCCGGTTATCTTCCCGTCGACCTTCGTGCCCTTGCCGTCCTTGACGACGACCTCGGTGAGCCTGCCCTTCGCGGCGCCGATCCTCAGGGCGCCGCTGGTGTCGACGGCCTTGGCCCCGTTCTCGGGGGCGATGGTGACGACGGCCTCGGACTGCTCGCTCTGTGCCGCGGTGGCGTCCTTGGCCTTGTCCCCCTTGCCGTCCCCGGCCCCCGGGCCCGAGCCGCCCCCACCGCATGCGGTGACGGTCAGCATCAGCAGCCCGAGTACCGCCCCCGCTATCGGACGCACGTTCACCTTGTTCTCCCCTCGCCGGGCCTGGCCGGGCCCGCGCCCC includes:
- a CDS encoding ATP-binding protein → MAGLDGTEQPRGAGRATAARWSPAVEDERALKALDLFGNPTEHEVPLPSRPESAATARRLAQVVALRQWQLGPKVTEDAVLLVSELVGNAVRHTGARVFGLRMRRRPGWIRVEVRDPSRGLPCLMPVQETDISGRGLFLVDKLSDRWGVDLLPRGKTTWFEMRVLDR
- a CDS encoding L,D-transpeptidase — translated: MNVRPIAGAVLGLLMLTVTACGGGGSGPGAGDGKGDKAKDATAAQSEQSEAVVTIAPENGAKAVDTSGALRIGAAKGRLTEVVVKDGKGTKVDGKITGDGASWTPSTHLAASTTYSVHAVAKDSEGRTAAEDSRFTTLTPKNTFVGTFTPEDGSKVGVGMPFSVRFTRGITNPEDVEKAITIKTEPAVEVEGHWFGNDRLDFRPEKYWKAGTKVTVDLNLDGVEGRDDVYGKQAKTVSFTVGRSQVSVVDAKKHTMQVVRDGKTVKTVPVTTGAPGYETWNGQMVITERLAVTRMNGETVGYGGEYDIKDVPHAMRLSTSGTFIHGNYWGGDAFGNRNSSHGCIGLRDVRGGWDKGAPARWFFENSIIGDVVVVKNSEDATIAPDNGLNGWNMSWEKWKA
- a CDS encoding L-serine ammonia-lyase; this encodes MAISVFDLFSIGIGPSSSHTVGPMRAARMFARRLRNEELLDSVASVRVELYGSLGATGHGHGTPKAVLLGLEGDSPRTVDVESADDRVETIKSSGRISLLGDHEIAFAYDDDMVLHRRKALPYHANGMTLWAYDAEGAEVLTKTYYSVGGGFVVDEDAVGADRIVLDDTVLKYPFRTGDELLRLARETGLSISALMLENERAWRDEDEIREGLLEIWRVMRACVERGMTREGILPGGLKVRRRAANTARKLRSEGDPQALAMEWITLYAMAVNEENAAGGRVVTAPTNGAAGIIPAVLHYYVNFVPGADEDGVVRFLLAAGAIGMLFKENASISGAEVGCQGEVGSACSMAAGALAEVLGGTPEQVENAAEIGMEHNLGLTCDPVGGLVQIPCIERNGMAAVKAVTAARMAMRGDGSHKVSLDKVIKTMKETGADMSVKYKETARGGLAVNIIEC
- a CDS encoding D-Ala-D-Ala carboxypeptidase family metallohydrolase; translated protein: MFRRVSRLLLSFVMLMAGAVVGVGATAGAAHADSCYTWNRTLSQGSSGSDVTQLQIRVAGWVTSGERLSYDGQYGARTAAAVKKFQAAYGLGADGVAGPATFSKIYALQDADCTPVHFTYAELNKCNSDWSGGAVSAATAKSNALKTMWKLEAMRHALGDVPITISSGFRSRACNSAVGGSSTSRHLYGDAADLTGSPSFCRLAQQARTHGFSEILGPGYPGHNDHTHVAFDPSPYWSAPNCGI
- a CDS encoding MerR family transcriptional regulator; protein product: MTDDGTGLMTIGELARTTGLTVRTIRYWSDEGALPPHARSAGGYRLYDAASVARLELIRTLRELGLGLDAVRRVLAGETTVAQVAAAHVSALDAQIAALRVTRAVLSTVARRGSTAEETTLMNKLARLSTTERRRIIEDFMAEVFAGIDTADPDIRTRLRFAAADLPDDPTAEQVDAWVELAELIQDPEFRVTMRRMIEFNAADRGPDVPAGSSLWFMSRLVRLAGGALREGVAPDSPRAAGIVRTLIGDADPAVVLERLTAVANVRLARYRELSAIVNGLEPPSAHEDQFRWVVAALSARKAG
- a CDS encoding EF-hand domain-containing protein produces the protein MADIEEARKQFERIDTDGDGLITAAEFKTALAQGGDWNVTESVAEAIIAGRDLDGDKQLSFDEFWAHLNK
- a CDS encoding enoyl-CoA hydratase/isomerase family protein encodes the protein MTVHLEVAEGVGTLRLDRPPMNALDVATQDRLKELAEEITRREDVRAVVIHGGEKVFAAGADIKEMQVMDHAAMIARSRALQDSFTAVARIPKPVVAAVTGYALGGGCELALCADFRIAGENAKLGQPEILLGLIPGAGGTQRLSRLIGPSKAKDLIFTGRQVKADEALALGLVDRVVPAAEVYEQAHAWAARLAKGPAIALRAAKEAIDTGLETDIETGLAVERNWFAGLFATEDRERGMRSFVEEGPGKATFL
- a CDS encoding GNAT family N-acetyltransferase; the protein is MAESLREILDAAARGVFPAADGGTSVVPQFGGRDAGIIAFTAHSVVFTDEDEGWVRRTLASLGCDPLAATMNARFLAAFAERTGRATDTIDVLLTGAPLPGRPEGALEEVADPGHPRVVAARRRRDGVRVWAADGGVLVLGRGVGGRLEVAVEVAEGARHRGLGRRLVTAARQLAGGEVVWAQVSAGNARSLRAFQAAGYRPVGSEALFLRP
- a CDS encoding glycoside hydrolase family 25 protein — protein: MLRGIDVSAYQSANYDTDGLSFVFVKATEGRSYVNPKLAAQTERARDAGLVVGFYHFLWPGNLTAQAEYFVSKAPDRKGDVLAVDWETNGEGTHPSNAEKDSFIRRLKTLRPDNRVVLYCNRNFWLNVDTTSYAGDGLWIADYVSAGKPRIQAKWRFHQYTDDPVDTNVADFASKAALKEWAQSA
- a CDS encoding ADP-ribosyltransferase, translating into MITTSLRRRTAAAVLSLSAVLATTAATAPGAAPAPSAAPAKAAPACPQFDDRTKAAADRGVDVDRITPEPVWRTTCGTLYRSDSRGPQVVFEEGFHAKDVQNGQYDVEKYVLVNQPSPYVSTSYDHDLYKTWYKSGYNYYIDAPGGIDVNKTIGDTHKWADQVEVAFPGGIQRKYIIGVCPVDRQTKTEIMSDCESNPHYQPWH
- a CDS encoding MFS transporter, which codes for MPAPASVPAPQTPVNPRSRVLVASLMGTTIEFYDFYIYATAAVLVFPKLFFPSSDPTTALLSSFAVFGAAMVARPIGAVFFGHLGDRLGRKKTLVVSLLTMGIATFLIGALPTYAQAGWVATALLVLMRLAQGFALGGEWSGAALVATENAPRGKRALWGTFPQLGAPLGFIIGNGLFLIIGALLPSESGADPTQPSEAFANWGWRIPFLFSAVMVAIGLWVRSRLVESTVFTRTREAGKVRKLPLATVVQGHWKQLVLGTFIMLATYVLFYLMTTFSLSYGRAAKDADVPGLGYSYTTFVLMMIFGVLFFAVFTLVSGPLADRYGRRATLVWITVAIVVFGLLWVPLIDMGTLGVVLWLVLGFTLMGMTFGPMGALLPELFPTSVRYTGSGISYNVSSILGAAVAPFIAVALWEAGDGSPWLVGVYLSAMAVLTLAALLLSKETKDVSLEEQGSAPAGEDPRTAAATSSVS